The stretch of DNA TATTTACTGTGGTGAAACTAGTCAGGCTTTTACTTTGTGAGGGTGTGATAAGATGTTATGAGGGTATGAGAAGATGTTTATGAGCGTATGATAAGATGTAATACACATTTTCGTCCTTGTCACAATGGCAGATACTTGGCTGAATTATTGGCAGAGAAGCAAAAGTTGGGACCATTTTTGCAAGTTCTTCCCTTGTGTAGCAGACTTCTAAATCAAGGTCAGCGAATCTGCACTCTATCATTGCCACAATGTATGCTCCAATCATCAGTTGTTTGTTTACATCATCACATCTTTTGTCTCCTTTAAATTCCAATGCCAagaaatctttattttatttatgttgggAAACCTCTCTaaggcagggcccttcagacccacccctgcagagtaaactccGGTCCCttgcaccgcaccctcggaagtttccttACACAGAACTGGTTAAATTGCTGATTTTTCACCagggggtgtggccccaaaggattgtttgcacccatgagatgttgaaccttggatcttgaagggagtgataccccaagaccaaggccttcaccacttaaGGCTGCAAACAAACCGAGTTGAAGCAAATTCAAACAAGGGTTCTCGACCTCGATTAGCCCATAGATGAGCTTGAACTCGGTTCGAGCTCGAGAAAAATTGAAGACCTCTGATCGAACTCGGCTTGCCTAACATATATTAAAGTCGAACTCAACTCGCACtcgaataaaaaaataaaataaacaagttgaTCATGAGCTCGAgttaattcttttaattaattttaactaaCACAAAACTACATAATGAAATTCTGCTGCATTTAAGCGAACATCTGTTAgagaaatagataaattgatcaAGTTAGACTCTTACTCGAGCAGGAGGTGATGTAACAAAATTTGCTTCCAAAATTGAACATATGACTTGgacaagagaataaaaaaaattaagattttggaTTATTTAGAAGAATATAAACACCAGAGGAGCAGAGAGTCAAAGACTTACGGAGTGAGGGTTTGGAGTGTTTGTAACTTTTGAATAGAAGCTTGGAGCTTGGATAGAAAtgcacatgaagaagaagaagaagaagaagaagaagatcgaAGCAAAAACTGGAAGTAAAGGGTGTCGTCCTGTGTTTGGGAAGGAAGAGAGAAATTGTGATTAGTAAGTCTAGAGCAAAACTAGAAATTGGAAAAGTCGAAAGCCTCATGGCGGGAAGTTGGGAACTGATGTAAATAGTGTTAAAGTGATGTCGTACATGTTGGGAAGTGAAGTCTTGGGAAAAAAGTTGCAAGGCTAATAGTGGGAACTAAGAGCACTAATATTAGACTTACATCAAGAATCCCtagtataaataattattgatcatgattttgaaaattacataataaagtTACTAATTATGCTAAATATggtcaaataatcaaaatagaatTGGATAAGAGAGTGTTGTAATCAAATTAGAGTTGCTTACTCTTTATATAACATTTGGCTCAAGAATTCTTTTGTGaacttatttcattattatactCAACATTATTCTTTCGTAACCTAGTTATAGATAAAGTAAcaaagtatatatttatacaatgtaCAATAAAGGAATATAtgtaagaatatatatagacatattaaaAGTATTGTAACAAGCCCAAAACGAGCCGAGTCGAGCTTATACGAGTTTTGTTCACAAACTTAAACCGATTTGAGCCGAGATTATATGAGTTTGACTCGTTTAATATTCGAACCAATATTAGTGGTCGTGAACAACTCATTTATCAAATGAACCGAGTTCGAACCGAATATATACGAGCCGGGCTCAAACTATTCACGAGCAACTCTGTTCATTTGCAGTCAtatttttaatgtatgaagTGCTGCGATGGTCTTAAAAAGGATATTGAAAGGTAAAGATGTGCTTGTGCAATACTGACACATTTTCTGCTCACCACAAAATTAACTGCatattgtcttttcttttccttaaaagtacttacacaattttttttggaaGCTGATTTGTCTTAGATTGTTTTGGCAATATATAAATCATACATTTAAAAGTTTTGGGTATTTCGCTCGGTGTACTCAACTTAATTTTGTCTTTCATCCCTCTGCAGAAATCAGACGGATTTCCAGCTTCAATCAAAGTTTTGTTGGTCATGAAAGACTTGAGCATGAGAACCCACTTAGGTCAATAGGTCAACCCCTTAATGGTAGAGCAATGGATTTAGAAGGATGGCCCACAATGCACGTGGAGGTAATTCTAGCTTATTGATATGATGGGTTTTTATTGCTGGGATTTTTTACCTTTAATTGATGTTTAGTTCATGGCTTAAGGCTAACTTGGGTACTGAGGCACCTATTTCTTATGATATCATTTAGCCTAAGCCCATGCTTTCTGGTAAGACATAGACTATCAGCGTTTTGTGCGTACAACTATCGTATATGTTgtgattgatttattttgtgttcttCTGTTAGTTACAACTGAATAAGACACACTTTTATGGGGAGTCGACAGGCTGAGCTTTCATGAAACATGGTGGAAAGAGTTTGTGGTATACAATTGTGATTGGTGGTCTAATCATGttaacttttttcttccttcaggAAAATGGACAAGTTCAAAGAATGGCCCCAGTTCAAAATTCTCCAATCAGTTGGCCTGGGTTGCAAGGAGTTCCAACCACTCCTATTGTGAAGAGAGTTATTAGATTTGATGTTCCTGTGGAGAAATATCCAAACGTAAGTTACCATGTCCCTTTGTGGTTGATTTtaactccttttttttctttccagtaCGTAGCAGTTTCTAAAATAAAGCTTGGCAGTAT from Juglans microcarpa x Juglans regia isolate MS1-56 chromosome 3S, Jm3101_v1.0, whole genome shotgun sequence encodes:
- the LOC121258191 gene encoding KH domain-containing protein At1g09660/At1g09670-like isoform X2; the protein is MGDRIPPGSYFQYPPGLPASPIRSSTLPSDRERYLAELLAEKQKLGPFLQVLPLCSRLLNQEIRRISSFNQSFVGHERLEHENPLRSIGQPLNGRAMDLEGWPTMHVEENGQVQRMAPVQNSPISWPGLQGVPTTPIVKRVIRFDVPVEKYPNYNFVGRILGPRGNSLKRVEAMTECRVYIRGRGSVKDSLKEEKLKDKPGYEHLNEPLHVLVEAEFPEDIINARLDYAVTILEKLLKPVV